In Pseudomonas hamedanensis, a single window of DNA contains:
- the rpoZ gene encoding DNA-directed RNA polymerase subunit omega: protein MARVTVEDCLEHVENRFELVMLSTKRARQLATGGKEPLVQWENDKPTVVALREIAEGLMSYEFIAEQEIVQDEPLFAAFEDESNEAV, encoded by the coding sequence ATGGCCCGCGTAACCGTTGAAGACTGCCTAGAACACGTGGAAAACCGCTTTGAGCTGGTCATGCTCTCTACCAAGCGTGCCCGTCAACTGGCCACCGGCGGCAAAGAGCCATTGGTCCAGTGGGAAAACGACAAGCCGACCGTTGTCGCGCTGCGTGAAATTGCTGAAGGCCTGATGAGCTACGAGTTCATCGCCGAGCAGGAAATCGTCCAGGATGAACCGCTGTTCGCAGCGTTCGAGGACGAGTCGAACGAGGCCGTCTAA
- the gmk gene encoding guanylate kinase: MNHHTGTLYIISAPSGAGKSSLVKALTDANSEIRVSVSHTTRAMRPGEVDGVNYHFVTREEFVKMGEHGDFLERAEVFGNFYGTSQSRLQQTLDEGHDLILEIDWQGAEQVRKLMPQARSIFILPPSLQALHQRLTNRGQDSDEIIDGRMREAVSEMSHYVDYDYLIINDDFAHALDDLKAIFRANQLQQKHQQVRFGKLLAELLG; the protein is encoded by the coding sequence ATGAACCACCACACCGGCACCCTGTACATCATTTCCGCGCCATCGGGCGCGGGCAAAAGCAGTCTGGTCAAAGCGTTGACCGACGCCAATTCAGAGATCCGCGTTTCGGTCTCGCACACCACCCGCGCCATGCGTCCGGGCGAAGTGGACGGCGTCAACTATCACTTCGTGACCCGCGAAGAGTTCGTCAAGATGGGCGAGCACGGTGACTTCCTCGAACGCGCTGAAGTCTTCGGCAACTTCTACGGCACCTCGCAGAGCCGCCTGCAACAAACGCTGGACGAAGGTCACGACCTGATCCTGGAAATCGACTGGCAAGGCGCCGAGCAAGTGCGCAAGCTGATGCCGCAGGCGCGCTCGATCTTTATCCTGCCGCCGTCGCTTCAAGCCCTGCACCAGCGCCTGACCAACCGCGGCCAGGACAGCGACGAGATCATCGACGGCCGGATGCGCGAAGCCGTCAGCGAGATGAGTCATTATGTCGATTACGACTACCTGATCATCAACGACGATTTCGCCCACGCGCTCGACGACCTGAAGGCGATTTTCCGCGCCAATCAGCTGCAACAGAAACACCAGCAGGTACGTTTCGGCAAATTGCTGGCCGAATTGCTCGGTTAA
- a CDS encoding YicC/YloC family endoribonuclease has product MVHSMTAFARVEKAGAQGTLSWELRSVNSRYLEPHLRLPESFRDLEGSVREALRQGLSRGKLECTLRFTEESTGKTLQVDRERAAQLVDAAETVAGLISNPAALNPLEVLAWPGVLVGDATDPQALNADALALFNQGLSELKAGREREGSELARLINERLTSIEADVVTLRELVPQMLATQRQKVLDRFADMKAELDPQRLEQEMVMLAQKSDVAEELDRLSTHIIEVRRVLKSGGAAGRRLDFLMQELNREANTLGSKAFDPRSTQAAVNLKVLIEQMREQVQNIE; this is encoded by the coding sequence ATGGTGCACAGCATGACCGCCTTCGCCCGCGTCGAGAAAGCCGGCGCTCAGGGCACCCTGAGCTGGGAACTGCGCTCGGTCAACAGCCGCTATCTGGAACCGCACCTGCGCTTGCCGGAGTCGTTTCGCGACCTGGAAGGCTCGGTGCGTGAAGCGCTGCGCCAGGGGCTGTCGCGGGGCAAACTGGAGTGCACGCTGCGCTTCACCGAAGAAAGCACCGGCAAAACCCTGCAAGTCGATCGCGAGCGCGCCGCGCAACTGGTCGACGCCGCGGAAACCGTCGCCGGGCTGATCAGCAATCCCGCCGCACTGAATCCGCTGGAAGTGCTGGCCTGGCCCGGCGTGCTGGTGGGCGATGCGACTGACCCGCAGGCATTGAACGCCGACGCGCTGGCCCTGTTCAATCAAGGCCTCAGTGAGTTGAAGGCCGGCCGCGAGCGCGAAGGCTCGGAGCTGGCACGGCTGATCAATGAGCGCCTGACCTCCATCGAAGCGGACGTCGTGACGCTGCGCGAACTGGTGCCGCAGATGCTTGCCACTCAGCGCCAGAAAGTCCTCGACCGCTTCGCCGACATGAAGGCCGAGCTCGATCCGCAGCGCCTGGAACAGGAAATGGTCATGCTCGCGCAAAAGAGCGACGTGGCCGAAGAACTGGATCGCCTGAGCACCCACATCATCGAAGTTCGCCGGGTGCTCAAATCCGGCGGTGCGGCCGGGCGACGCCTGGACTTCCTGATGCAGGAGCTCAATCGCGAAGCCAACACCCTGGGCTCCAAGGCCTTCGACCCGCGCAGCACCCAAGCCGCCGTCAACCTCAAAGTGTTGATCGAGCAGATGCGCGAACAAGTGCAGAATATTGAGTAA
- the rph gene encoding ribonuclease PH produces MKRPSGRVADQLRSIRITRNYTKHAEGSVLVEFGDTKVICTVSVENGVPRFLKGQGQGWLTAEYGMLPRATGERNQREASRGKQGGRTLEIQRLIGRSLRAALDMSKLGDVTLYVDCDVIQADGGTRTASITGAMVALVDALKVIKKRGGLKGGDPLKQMIGAVSVGMYQGEAVLDLDYLEDSAAETDLNVVMTSTGGFIEVQGTAEGAPFQPEDLNAMLELAKKGMNEIFELQKAALAD; encoded by the coding sequence ATGAAACGTCCAAGTGGTCGCGTTGCCGATCAGCTCCGCTCGATCCGCATCACCCGCAACTACACCAAACACGCCGAGGGATCCGTACTGGTCGAATTCGGTGATACCAAAGTCATCTGCACCGTCAGCGTCGAAAACGGCGTGCCGCGCTTCCTCAAAGGCCAGGGTCAGGGCTGGTTGACTGCCGAGTACGGCATGCTGCCGCGCGCCACTGGCGAACGTAACCAGCGCGAAGCGAGCCGTGGCAAGCAGGGCGGCCGCACGCTGGAAATCCAGCGCCTGATCGGCCGTTCGCTGCGCGCGGCGCTGGACATGTCGAAGCTCGGCGACGTGACCCTGTACGTCGATTGCGACGTGATCCAGGCGGATGGCGGCACCCGCACCGCGTCCATCACCGGTGCCATGGTTGCGCTGGTTGATGCCTTGAAAGTGATCAAGAAGCGCGGCGGCCTTAAAGGCGGCGACCCGCTCAAGCAAATGATTGGCGCGGTATCGGTCGGCATGTACCAGGGCGAAGCCGTACTGGATCTGGATTACCTGGAAGACTCCGCTGCCGAGACCGATCTCAACGTGGTGATGACCAGCACTGGTGGTTTCATCGAAGTACAGGGCACCGCTGAAGGCGCGCCGTTCCAGCCGGAAGACTTGAACGCGATGCTGGAACTGGCGAAAAAAGGCATGAACGAGATCTTTGAACTGCAAAAGGCGGCGCTGGCTGACTGA
- a CDS encoding DUF4870 domain-containing protein, which translates to MSDEQELLPKPSQEVRQWAMFCHLSALLGIWIPFGNLIGPLILWQMKREKDPFIDAQGKEALNFQITVAIASMICFLLMLLIIGFFLFGLLAIAALVLTIIAGVKANEGFPYRYPFTWRLIK; encoded by the coding sequence ATGAGTGATGAGCAAGAGTTACTGCCCAAGCCGAGCCAAGAGGTTCGCCAGTGGGCGATGTTTTGTCACTTGTCCGCCTTGCTGGGGATCTGGATTCCGTTCGGCAATCTGATCGGGCCATTGATTCTGTGGCAGATGAAGCGCGAGAAAGATCCGTTCATCGATGCGCAGGGCAAAGAAGCGCTGAATTTTCAGATCACTGTCGCGATTGCTTCGATGATCTGCTTCCTGCTCATGCTTTTGATCATTGGTTTCTTCCTGTTTGGTTTGCTCGCGATTGCTGCTTTGGTTCTGACAATTATTGCAGGTGTCAAAGCCAACGAAGGTTTCCCTTACCGATATCCGTTCACTTGGCGATTGATCAAGTAA
- the gltS gene encoding sodium/glutamate symporter: MIQLDFYGTLVAASLVLLLGRGLVTRVGFLRSYNIPEPVAGGLVVALLLLILRTFDIEVRFDTSLQTPLMLAFFATIGLSADLASLKKGGRIVGVFLLAVIGLLVVQNAMGIGLATLLGLDPLMGLLTGSITLAGGHGTGAAWGTVFSEKYGLASASELALASATFGLVLGGLIGGPVARLLIKRVQVPGCSPQQVPRLPRGFEQPNKERSITPFSFVETLALIAVSLLAGNLLNGLLHGTVFELPTFVCVLFVGVVLRNGLSALGLYQVFEREVSVLGNVSLSLFLAIALMSLKLWDLAALALPIFIILAVQALVMALFAIFITFRVMGGNYDAAVLAAGHCGFGLGATPTAIANMQAVTQRYGPSQIAFLVVPMVGAFFIDIINVIVIKLYLTLPFFAAV, encoded by the coding sequence ATGATTCAGCTCGATTTTTACGGCACGCTCGTGGCCGCTTCTCTGGTATTACTGCTCGGGCGCGGACTTGTTACGCGTGTTGGCTTTTTGCGAAGTTACAATATTCCTGAACCGGTAGCGGGCGGCCTGGTGGTTGCCTTGCTCCTGTTGATATTGCGCACCTTTGATATTGAGGTGCGCTTCGATACGTCCTTGCAAACACCGTTGATGTTGGCTTTCTTCGCCACGATTGGATTGAGTGCGGACCTTGCCAGTCTGAAAAAGGGTGGCCGCATTGTTGGGGTCTTCCTGCTGGCGGTCATTGGATTGCTGGTGGTGCAGAATGCCATGGGAATCGGCTTGGCAACCCTGCTCGGGCTCGATCCGTTGATGGGCTTGCTGACGGGCTCGATCACGCTTGCCGGCGGCCACGGTACCGGCGCTGCATGGGGCACGGTATTCAGCGAGAAATATGGCTTGGCCTCGGCTTCGGAACTGGCGCTGGCCTCGGCGACGTTCGGTCTTGTCCTGGGTGGTCTCATCGGTGGGCCCGTTGCCAGGTTGCTGATCAAGCGCGTGCAAGTGCCGGGTTGCAGTCCGCAACAAGTGCCGCGACTACCAAGAGGTTTTGAGCAGCCGAACAAGGAACGTTCGATCACGCCCTTTTCCTTCGTTGAAACGCTGGCGCTGATTGCCGTCAGCCTGCTCGCGGGCAACCTGTTGAATGGCTTGCTTCACGGTACTGTCTTCGAATTGCCGACCTTTGTCTGTGTTCTGTTTGTAGGCGTGGTGTTGCGTAACGGGCTATCAGCGCTTGGCTTGTATCAGGTATTCGAACGTGAAGTCTCTGTGCTGGGCAATGTCAGCCTCTCGCTGTTTCTGGCGATCGCACTGATGTCGCTCAAGCTTTGGGATCTGGCGGCGCTGGCATTGCCGATCTTCATTATTCTGGCCGTGCAGGCGCTGGTCATGGCGCTGTTCGCGATTTTTATAACGTTCCGGGTAATGGGCGGTAACTACGATGCGGCTGTGCTGGCGGCGGGGCATTGCGGTTTTGGTCTGGGGGCTACGCCGACAGCGATTGCCAATATGCAGGCGGTGACGCAGCGCTACGGGCCGTCGCAGATCGCGTTTCTGGTGGTGCCGATGGTGGGCGCCTTTTTCATCGACATCATTAACGTTATCGTGATCAAGCTTTATCTGACCTTGCCATTTTTTGCCGCCGTCTAG
- a CDS encoding exodeoxyribonuclease III translates to MRIISVNVNGIQAAVERGLLSWLQAQNADVICLQDTRASAFELDDPAFQLDGYFLYACDAEVPAQGGVALYSRLQPKAVISGLGFETADRYGRYLQADFDKVSIATLLFPSGMNGDEDLNQKFKLMDDFGKYLDKQRRKRREYIYCGSLYVAQQKLDIKNWRDSQQSPGFLAPERAWMDEIVGNMGYVDALREVSREGDQYSWWPDNEQAEMLNLGWRFDYQILTPGLRRSVRSARLPRQPRFSQHAPLIVDYDWTLTI, encoded by the coding sequence ATGCGGATCATCAGTGTGAACGTCAATGGTATTCAGGCTGCAGTCGAGCGTGGTTTGCTCAGTTGGCTGCAAGCACAGAATGCCGACGTCATCTGCCTGCAGGACACCCGTGCCTCCGCCTTTGAACTGGATGACCCAGCCTTCCAACTGGATGGCTACTTCCTTTATGCCTGCGATGCTGAAGTCCCTGCCCAAGGTGGCGTGGCTTTGTATTCGCGGTTGCAACCGAAGGCTGTCATCAGCGGTCTCGGTTTCGAGACGGCCGACCGCTACGGGCGCTACCTGCAAGCAGATTTCGACAAAGTCAGTATTGCCACCTTGCTGTTTCCCTCCGGGATGAACGGCGATGAGGACTTGAACCAGAAGTTCAAGCTCATGGACGACTTCGGCAAGTACCTGGACAAACAGCGACGCAAACGTCGCGAGTACATCTACTGTGGCTCGCTCTACGTTGCGCAGCAGAAGCTCGACATCAAGAACTGGCGCGACAGCCAGCAATCTCCAGGCTTCCTGGCGCCGGAACGCGCCTGGATGGACGAGATTGTCGGCAACATGGGCTATGTCGATGCGTTGCGCGAAGTCAGCCGTGAAGGCGATCAGTACAGCTGGTGGCCGGATAACGAACAGGCCGAGATGCTCAACCTGGGTTGGCGTTTTGATTACCAGATCCTGACGCCAGGCCTGCGCCGCTCGGTGCGCAGCGCACGTCTGCCGCGCCAGCCGCGGTTCTCGCAGCACGCGCCGTTGATCGTCGATTACGACTGGACGCTGACCATCTAA
- the pyrE gene encoding orotate phosphoribosyltransferase: protein MQAYQRDFIRFAIDRGVLRFGEFTLKSGRTSPYFFNAGLFNSGSALAQLGRFYAAAIAESGIPFDVLFGPAYKGIPLAATTAVALAEHHGRDLPWCFNRKEAKAHGEGGSLVGAPLAGDVLIIDDVITAGTAIREVMQIIASQDGAKAAGVLIALNRQERGNGELSAIQEVERDFGIPVISIVSLNQVLEFLADDPQLKQHLPAVEAYRAQFGV from the coding sequence ATGCAAGCGTATCAGCGCGATTTCATTCGTTTTGCCATCGATCGCGGGGTTTTGCGCTTCGGTGAGTTCACCCTGAAGTCCGGACGCACCAGTCCCTACTTCTTCAACGCCGGCCTGTTCAACTCGGGTTCGGCCCTGGCGCAACTGGGGCGTTTCTACGCCGCTGCCATCGCCGAAAGCGGTATCCCTTTCGACGTTCTGTTTGGCCCGGCCTACAAAGGCATCCCGCTGGCAGCGACCACTGCCGTTGCGCTGGCCGAACATCATGGGCGTGACTTGCCATGGTGCTTCAACCGCAAAGAAGCCAAGGCCCACGGCGAAGGCGGCAGCCTGGTCGGCGCGCCGCTGGCCGGTGACGTATTGATCATCGATGACGTGATCACCGCCGGTACCGCCATCCGTGAAGTGATGCAGATCATCGCCTCCCAGGACGGCGCGAAGGCCGCCGGCGTGCTGATCGCTCTGAACCGTCAGGAGCGTGGCAACGGCGAGCTGTCGGCGATCCAGGAAGTGGAGCGCGATTTTGGTATCCCGGTGATCAGCATTGTTTCGCTGAATCAGGTGCTGGAATTCCTCGCCGACGATCCGCAGCTCAAGCAGCACTTGCCGGCCGTGGAAGCGTACCGCGCCCAGTTCGGCGTCTGA
- the argB gene encoding acetylglutamate kinase translates to MTLEREAAANTAKVLSEALPYIRRYVGKTLVIKYGGNAMESEELKTGFARDIVLMKAVGINPVVVHGGGPQIGDLLKRLSIESHFVDGMRVTDAATMDVVEMVLGGQVNKSIVNLINRHGGSAIGLTGKDAGLIRAKKLTVTRQTPEMTQPEIIDIGHVGEVVGINTELLNLLVKGNFIPVIAPIGVGENGESYNINADLVAGKVAEALKAEKLMLLTNIAGLMDKSGTVLTGLSTQQVDDLIADGTIYGGMLPKIRCALEAVQGGVGSSLIIDGRVPNAILLEIFTDTGVGTLISNRKRP, encoded by the coding sequence ATGACCCTCGAACGCGAAGCCGCCGCCAACACTGCCAAGGTCCTGTCCGAAGCGCTGCCTTATATCCGACGCTATGTCGGCAAGACCCTGGTAATCAAATACGGCGGCAACGCGATGGAAAGCGAGGAGCTGAAAACCGGCTTCGCCCGCGACATCGTGCTGATGAAAGCCGTGGGCATCAACCCTGTGGTCGTGCACGGCGGTGGTCCGCAGATCGGTGATCTGCTCAAGCGCCTGTCGATCGAGAGCCATTTTGTCGACGGCATGCGCGTCACCGACGCGGCGACCATGGACGTGGTGGAAATGGTGTTGGGCGGTCAGGTCAACAAAAGCATCGTCAACCTGATCAACCGCCACGGCGGCAGCGCCATCGGCCTGACCGGTAAAGACGCCGGGCTGATTCGCGCCAAGAAGCTCACCGTTACCCGCCAGACCCCGGAGATGACCCAGCCGGAAATCATCGACATTGGTCATGTCGGCGAAGTGGTCGGGATCAACACCGAGCTGCTGAACCTGCTGGTCAAAGGCAACTTCATCCCGGTGATCGCGCCGATCGGCGTGGGTGAAAACGGCGAGTCGTACAACATCAACGCCGACCTGGTGGCCGGTAAAGTCGCCGAAGCCCTGAAAGCCGAGAAGCTGATGCTGCTGACCAACATCGCCGGCCTGATGGATAAATCGGGCACCGTGTTGACCGGCCTGAGCACGCAGCAGGTCGACGACCTGATCGCCGACGGCACGATCTACGGCGGCATGCTGCCGAAGATCCGCTGTGCGCTGGAAGCGGTACAGGGCGGTGTTGGCAGTTCGTTGATCATCGACGGTCGCGTACCGAATGCGATCCTGCTGGAAATCTTCACCGACACCGGTGTGGGCACGCTGATCAGCAATCGCAAGCGTCCATAA
- the dut gene encoding dUTP diphosphatase, whose amino-acid sequence MHALQAKILDPRIGTEFPLPQYATPGSAGLDLRAMLEQDIVIKPGETVLIPTGLSVYIGDPNLAALILPRSGMGHKHGIVLGNLVGLIDSDYQGPLMVSCWNRGQSDFTMTVGERLAQLVLVPVVQAHFEMVEEFVETERGTGGFGHTGTK is encoded by the coding sequence ATGCACGCTTTGCAAGCCAAGATCCTCGACCCACGCATCGGCACCGAATTCCCGCTGCCGCAATACGCCACCCCGGGCTCCGCCGGCCTCGACCTGCGCGCAATGCTGGAACAGGACATCGTGATCAAACCGGGTGAAACCGTGCTGATTCCCACGGGCCTCTCGGTGTACATCGGCGACCCGAACCTCGCGGCACTGATCCTGCCGCGCTCGGGCATGGGCCACAAACATGGCATCGTCCTGGGCAACCTGGTCGGCCTGATCGACTCCGATTATCAAGGCCCGCTGATGGTGTCCTGCTGGAACCGTGGCCAGAGCGATTTCACCATGACCGTCGGCGAACGTCTGGCGCAACTGGTGCTGGTTCCGGTGGTGCAGGCGCATTTTGAAATGGTTGAAGAGTTTGTCGAGACCGAGCGCGGCACCGGCGGTTTCGGCCACACCGGCACCAAATAA
- the coaBC gene encoding bifunctional phosphopantothenoylcysteine decarboxylase/phosphopantothenate--cysteine ligase CoaBC: MQRLYRKRIVLGVGGGIAAYKSADLVRRLIDQGAEVRVVMTHGGAEFITPLTMQALSGHPVHLDLLDPAAEAAMGHIELAKWADLVLIAPATADLIARLAQGIANDLLTTLVLATDAVVAVAPAMNQAMWRDPATQANLQVLESRGLKTFGPASGSQACGDVGMGRMMEATDLALLAADCFQRLALTGKHVVITAGPTQENIDPVRYITNHSSGKMGFALAEAAVEAGARVTLISGPVHLPTPDRVTRIDVVSARDMLAACESAIPCDVFIASAAVADYRPEVVAPHKLKKDPTSGDGFVLQMVRNPDILATIATRPDRPFSVGFAAETEHLLDYAARKLKDKNLDLIVANDVANPSIGFNSEENACSVIDRELHATVFAQTSKSKIARQLVTFIAERLNQV; encoded by the coding sequence ATGCAGCGGCTGTATCGGAAACGCATCGTTCTGGGCGTCGGCGGCGGCATTGCGGCCTACAAGAGCGCCGATCTGGTTCGCCGCCTGATCGACCAGGGCGCCGAAGTGCGCGTGGTCATGACCCATGGCGGCGCCGAATTCATCACCCCGCTGACCATGCAGGCCCTGTCCGGCCACCCGGTCCATCTGGACTTGCTCGACCCGGCCGCCGAAGCCGCCATGGGCCATATCGAACTGGCCAAATGGGCCGACCTGGTGCTGATCGCCCCGGCTACCGCTGACCTGATCGCCCGCCTCGCCCAAGGCATCGCCAACGATTTGCTGACCACGCTGGTGCTGGCCACCGACGCCGTCGTCGCCGTTGCGCCGGCAATGAACCAGGCCATGTGGCGCGACCCGGCGACCCAGGCCAACCTGCAAGTCCTCGAAAGCCGTGGCCTGAAGACCTTCGGCCCGGCCTCGGGCAGCCAGGCCTGCGGCGACGTCGGCATGGGCCGCATGATGGAAGCCACCGATCTGGCGCTACTCGCCGCCGATTGCTTCCAGCGCCTGGCCCTGACCGGCAAGCATGTGGTCATCACCGCCGGCCCGACGCAGGAAAACATCGACCCCGTGCGCTACATCACTAACCACAGCTCCGGGAAAATGGGTTTTGCCCTCGCCGAAGCGGCTGTGGAGGCCGGCGCCCGCGTCACCTTGATCAGCGGCCCGGTGCATCTGCCGACCCCGGATCGCGTTACGCGCATCGATGTAGTCAGCGCCCGCGACATGCTCGCCGCCTGTGAGTCGGCGATCCCCTGCGACGTCTTCATCGCCTCCGCTGCGGTGGCGGACTACCGCCCGGAAGTCGTCGCCCCGCATAAACTCAAGAAAGATCCTACGAGCGGTGACGGCTTCGTCCTGCAAATGGTGCGCAACCCGGATATTCTCGCCACCATCGCGACCCGTCCCGACCGTCCGTTCAGTGTCGGCTTCGCTGCCGAGACCGAACATCTGCTCGACTACGCTGCACGCAAGCTGAAAGACAAGAATCTCGATCTGATCGTCGCCAACGACGTGGCCAACCCGAGCATCGGTTTCAACAGCGAAGAAAACGCCTGCAGCGTCATCGACCGTGAGCTGCACGCCACGGTTTTCGCCCAGACCAGCAAGAGCAAGATCGCTCGCCAACTGGTCACTTTTATCGCCGAACGTCTGAACCAGGTTTAA
- the radC gene encoding RadC family protein: MSIRDWPAAERPREKLLEQGSGSLSDAELLAIFLRTGVSGKSAVDLARHLLSQFGSLRVLLDADLGSFSEQLGLGPAKYAQLQAVLEMGRRHLAERMRQKPALENPQVVRDYLKAMLRHEPHEVFGCLFLDSKHQVLNFEALFRGSIDNTSVHPREVVKRALANNAAAVILCHNHPSGNTDPSQADRLLTKRLQKALELIDVRVLDHFIIGDGEPLSMAECGWM; encoded by the coding sequence ATGAGTATTCGCGATTGGCCAGCGGCGGAACGGCCGCGGGAGAAACTGCTGGAACAGGGCTCGGGAAGCCTTTCGGATGCCGAATTACTGGCGATTTTTCTACGCACCGGAGTCTCCGGCAAAAGCGCTGTGGATCTGGCGCGACACCTTTTGAGCCAATTCGGCAGCCTGCGTGTACTGCTCGATGCCGATCTTGGCTCGTTCAGCGAGCAGTTGGGCCTGGGGCCGGCGAAATATGCGCAGTTACAGGCGGTGCTGGAAATGGGGCGGCGGCATCTGGCAGAACGAATGCGGCAGAAACCCGCGCTGGAAAACCCTCAGGTCGTACGCGACTACCTCAAGGCCATGCTGCGGCATGAGCCGCACGAGGTGTTCGGCTGCCTGTTTCTGGATTCGAAACATCAGGTGTTGAACTTCGAAGCGCTGTTTCGCGGCTCGATCGACAACACTAGTGTGCACCCACGAGAAGTGGTGAAGCGGGCGCTGGCCAATAACGCGGCGGCCGTCATTCTCTGTCATAACCATCCGTCCGGGAACACCGATCCGAGTCAGGCGGATCGTCTGCTGACCAAGCGCTTGCAAAAGGCGCTGGAGCTGATCGATGTGCGGGTGCTCGATCATTTCATCATTGGCGATGGCGAGCCGCTGTCGATGGCGGAGTGTGGCTGGATGTAG
- a CDS encoding ABC transporter substrate-binding protein: MRLAALPLLLVPLLLSPLAQAAALSVCTEASPEGFDVVQYNSLTTTNASADVLMNRLVDFDTASGKVVPSLADSWEISSDGLAYVFKLRPKVKFHTTDYFKPSRELTAEDVKFSFDRMLDPANPWHKVAQSGFPHAQSMQLPALIKKIDALDPLTVRFTLDHPDSTFLATLSMGFASIYSAEYADKLIKANATDKLNSQPIGTGPFVFNRFQKDAAIRYKANPDYFGGKPSVDPLIFAITPDANVRLQKLRRNECQIALSPKPLDVQAALKEPTLKVEKTDAFMTAFVGINSQHPPLDKPEVRQAINLAFDKANYIKAVFEDTAEAANGPYPPNTWSYAKNLPGYPHDVAKAKALLAKAGLKDGFQTTIWTRPSGSLLNPNPSLGAQMLQSDLAEIGIQAEIRVIEWGELIRRAKAGEHDLLFMGWAGDNGDPDNFLTPQFSCAAVKSGTNFARYCNADLDKLISAGKTTSEQGVRTKLYEQAQAQIQQQALWLPLAHPTAYALTRKDVQGYSVSPFGRQDYSRVNLK; encoded by the coding sequence ATGCGCCTCGCTGCCCTACCCCTGTTGCTCGTCCCGCTCCTGCTCAGCCCATTGGCCCAGGCCGCCGCGTTGAGCGTCTGTACCGAGGCCAGCCCTGAGGGGTTCGATGTGGTGCAGTACAACTCGCTGACCACCACCAATGCCTCGGCTGACGTGTTGATGAACCGCCTGGTGGATTTCGATACCGCCAGTGGCAAGGTCGTACCGAGCCTGGCCGACAGTTGGGAGATCAGCAGCGACGGCCTGGCCTATGTCTTCAAGCTGCGTCCAAAGGTGAAGTTTCACACCACCGATTACTTCAAACCGAGCCGCGAGCTGACCGCCGAAGACGTCAAATTCAGTTTCGATCGCATGCTCGACCCGGCCAATCCTTGGCACAAAGTCGCGCAGAGCGGCTTCCCCCATGCGCAGTCGATGCAACTGCCTGCGCTGATCAAGAAGATCGATGCGCTCGACCCGCTGACGGTGCGTTTCACGCTTGATCACCCGGACTCGACTTTCCTCGCGACGCTGAGCATGGGTTTCGCCTCGATCTATTCGGCCGAATACGCCGACAAGCTGATCAAGGCCAACGCCACGGACAAGCTCAACAGCCAGCCGATCGGCACCGGGCCGTTTGTGTTCAACCGGTTCCAAAAAGACGCGGCGATCCGCTACAAGGCCAACCCGGATTATTTCGGCGGCAAGCCCTCGGTCGATCCGCTGATTTTTGCCATCACCCCGGACGCCAACGTGCGCCTGCAAAAGCTGCGGCGCAATGAATGCCAGATCGCCCTGTCGCCAAAACCATTGGACGTACAGGCGGCGCTGAAAGAGCCGACGTTAAAAGTCGAAAAGACTGACGCATTCATGACTGCGTTCGTCGGCATCAACAGCCAGCACCCGCCGCTGGACAAGCCGGAAGTACGCCAGGCCATCAACCTTGCATTCGACAAGGCCAACTACATCAAAGCAGTGTTCGAGGACACCGCCGAAGCAGCCAACGGCCCTTACCCGCCGAACACCTGGAGCTACGCGAAGAACCTGCCGGGCTACCCGCACGACGTAGCCAAAGCCAAGGCGCTGCTGGCCAAGGCCGGTTTGAAGGATGGCTTCCAGACCACCATCTGGACGCGTCCGTCAGGCAGCCTGCTCAACCCGAACCCGAGCCTCGGCGCGCAGATGCTGCAGTCGGATCTGGCCGAGATCGGCATCCAGGCGGAAATCCGCGTGATCGAATGGGGCGAGCTGATTCGTCGCGCCAAGGCTGGCGAGCATGACCTGCTGTTCATGGGCTGGGCCGGCGACAACGGCGACCCGGACAACTTCCTCACGCCGCAGTTTTCCTGCGCGGCGGTGAAGTCCGGCACCAACTTCGCGCGGTACTGCAACGCCGACCTGGACAAGCTGATCAGCGCCGGCAAGACCACCAGCGAACAAGGCGTGCGTACCAAGCTGTATGAACAGGCACAGGCGCAGATTCAGCAGCAGGCGTTGTGGCTGCCGTTGGCGCACCCGACGGCGTATGCACTGACGCGCAAGGATGTTCAGGGTTACTCGGTGAGCCCGTTTGGCCGGCAGGACTACTCCAGGGTCAACCTCAAATAA